Proteins encoded together in one Streptomyces sp. TLI_171 window:
- a CDS encoding LamG domain-containing protein, whose amino-acid sequence MDRTAAAGAEAAYWRAMADADAREARRKRTVGITITATAAVAVGAMVAVAVMVQDRGADGPSTAPTAAAAAGAPSPSAGTDLTTTTDAAGAPDSAAVPGLTLGPAAKAGPAEGRSGQAVQLTGSGDAWAEAAGASVDTGKDFTVSAVVRNDAASASKAALSQNGEQFFSFYLGREDSSAATRNRWVFKVQTAAETGKTVMALSSGAAATGRWTTLTGVYNAKAKTISLYVDGALAQTTAAPAVIPGKGPLEIGRARYKSAWADAWKGAVTGVRVWKKALTADQVAKAAAGDAAAPAPSAGLLTP is encoded by the coding sequence ATGGACCGAACGGCAGCCGCGGGGGCGGAAGCGGCGTACTGGCGGGCGATGGCGGACGCCGACGCGAGGGAGGCCCGGCGGAAGCGGACCGTCGGCATCACGATCACCGCCACCGCGGCGGTGGCCGTCGGCGCGATGGTGGCCGTCGCGGTGATGGTGCAGGACCGGGGAGCGGACGGGCCGTCAACCGCCCCGACCGCGGCGGCGGCCGCGGGGGCGCCCTCGCCCTCCGCGGGAACCGACCTCACCACCACGACCGACGCCGCCGGGGCTCCGGACTCCGCGGCCGTCCCCGGGCTCACCCTCGGCCCCGCCGCCAAGGCGGGCCCCGCCGAGGGCCGCAGCGGTCAGGCCGTGCAGCTCACCGGCAGCGGCGACGCCTGGGCGGAGGCGGCCGGGGCGAGCGTGGACACCGGCAAGGACTTCACCGTCTCCGCCGTGGTCCGCAACGACGCGGCGAGCGCCTCCAAGGCCGCCCTGTCGCAGAACGGCGAGCAGTTCTTCTCGTTCTACCTCGGGCGCGAGGACTCCTCCGCCGCGACCCGCAACCGCTGGGTGTTCAAGGTGCAGACCGCCGCGGAGACCGGGAAGACCGTGATGGCGCTGTCCTCCGGCGCCGCCGCCACCGGCCGCTGGACCACCCTCACCGGCGTCTACAACGCCAAGGCCAAGACCATCTCGCTGTACGTCGACGGCGCCCTCGCCCAGACCACCGCGGCACCCGCGGTGATCCCCGGCAAGGGCCCGCTGGAGATCGGCCGGGCCCGCTACAAGTCCGCGTGGGCGGACGCCTGGAAGGGCGCGGTCACCGGAGTCCGGGTCTGGAAGAAGGCCCTGACGGCCGATCAGGTCGCCAAGGCCGCCGCCGGCGACGCCGCCGCCCCGGCCCCCAGCGCCGGGCTGCTGACCCCCTGA
- a CDS encoding ParB/Srx family N-terminal domain-containing protein, whose translation MRFRVPSAVPLLAVGAALATVAATAPTAFAAPGAPGERPSFCGHDNRHTPFAGYLCAQPGELLDVRIGDVHPTQPSLGYDEVYYKLGRYTLGKDAINKKFSDWCEADGRIEAVAAQPDARLDDPSSFTCTLPVGGETADSVAAMKTVVIGPGGEPFLTDGHHTLTSFYETPDGGANLHVRLRVLANLSTLTQKDFWARMQAEKWVYLSDPEGNPVKINKLPTSVGLDNFQNDKYRSLLYFGRDIGYTQNSLPFQEFYWGSWIRDAAPVDLSGWDRTDLTSYLAAVKSTTQAMTALPKSTVVNNGFTADDLDALDQWNAGKAANKGEFDKLSKPYTDAKPGKLAYAIEYKKVNGLG comes from the coding sequence ATGCGATTCCGAGTCCCGTCCGCCGTGCCGCTGCTGGCGGTCGGTGCGGCCCTGGCCACCGTGGCCGCCACTGCGCCGACCGCGTTCGCGGCGCCCGGCGCGCCGGGTGAGCGCCCGTCGTTCTGCGGGCACGACAACCGTCACACCCCGTTCGCCGGGTACCTGTGCGCCCAGCCGGGCGAGCTGCTCGACGTGCGGATCGGCGACGTGCACCCGACCCAGCCGTCGCTGGGCTACGACGAGGTGTACTACAAGCTCGGCCGGTACACGCTGGGCAAGGACGCGATCAACAAGAAGTTCAGCGACTGGTGCGAGGCCGACGGCCGGATCGAGGCGGTCGCGGCGCAGCCGGACGCGCGCCTGGACGACCCGTCCTCGTTCACCTGCACGCTGCCGGTCGGCGGTGAGACCGCGGACAGTGTGGCCGCGATGAAGACCGTGGTGATCGGCCCCGGCGGCGAGCCGTTCCTGACCGACGGCCACCACACGCTGACCTCGTTCTACGAGACGCCGGACGGCGGCGCGAACCTGCACGTGCGGCTGCGGGTGCTGGCGAACCTGAGCACCCTGACCCAGAAGGACTTCTGGGCGCGGATGCAGGCCGAGAAGTGGGTGTACCTCAGCGACCCCGAGGGCAACCCCGTCAAGATCAACAAGCTGCCGACCTCGGTCGGTCTGGACAACTTCCAGAACGACAAGTACCGCAGCCTGCTCTACTTCGGCCGCGACATCGGCTACACCCAGAACTCGCTGCCGTTCCAGGAGTTCTACTGGGGCAGCTGGATCCGGGACGCCGCGCCGGTCGACCTGTCCGGCTGGGACCGGACGGACCTGACCAGCTACCTGGCCGCGGTCAAGAGCACCACCCAGGCGATGACCGCGCTGCCGAAGAGCACCGTGGTCAACAACGGCTTCACCGCCGACGACCTGGACGCGCTGGACCAGTGGAACGCCGGCAAGGCCGCCAACAAGGGCGAGTTCGACAAGCTGAGCAAGCCGTACACGGACGCCAAGCCGGGCAAGCTGGCGTACGCGATCGAGTACAAGAAGGTCAACGGCCTGGGCTGA